From a single Fusobacterium ulcerans ATCC 49185 genomic region:
- a CDS encoding TrmH family RNA methyltransferase translates to MDYVNSLENNTIKKIKKLKIKKYREEEQLFIAEGRKFLDFTFEPEIIVFRENYGITREIEEKLEKFQCRKIIVSERVFAQLTSQENSQGVIVVYPYIKGSLIKLQKNIVVLDKIGDPGNLGTIIRVADAAGFKDIILTKGSVDCYNEKVVRSSMGSILNMNILYMEEEELITFLKRENYKMEVTALDKDSVSYTEMKLTEKNAIVFGSEGDGVSQNFLKICDEKIIIPIYGIAESLNVAMACGIILYKTKEILGE, encoded by the coding sequence GTGGACTACGTTAACAGTCTAGAAAATAATACAATAAAAAAAATAAAGAAACTTAAAATAAAAAAATATAGAGAAGAGGAACAGCTTTTTATAGCTGAAGGAAGAAAATTTCTTGATTTTACTTTTGAACCTGAGATAATAGTTTTTAGAGAAAATTATGGGATAACTAGAGAAATAGAAGAAAAATTAGAAAAGTTTCAATGCAGGAAGATAATTGTTTCTGAAAGAGTTTTTGCACAGCTCACTTCACAAGAAAATTCACAAGGTGTAATAGTTGTATATCCATATATTAAGGGCTCACTGATTAAATTACAGAAGAATATAGTAGTTCTTGATAAAATAGGAGATCCAGGAAATCTGGGAACTATTATAAGAGTAGCTGATGCAGCTGGATTTAAAGATATAATTCTCACAAAGGGAAGTGTAGACTGTTACAATGAGAAAGTTGTGAGAAGCAGTATGGGTTCTATTCTCAATATGAATATACTTTACATGGAAGAAGAGGAGCTTATAACTTTTCTCAAAAGAGAAAACTATAAAATGGAGGTTACAGCATTGGATAAAGATTCTGTATCTTATACTGAAATGAAGCTTACAGAGAAAAATGCAATAGTATTTGGAAGTGAAGGAGATGGGGTATCTCAGAATTTTTTAAAAATATGTGATGAAAAAATAATAATACCAATTTATGGGATAGCAGAATCTTTGAATGTAGCCATGGCGTGTGGAATAATTTTATATAAAACTAAGGAGATACTGGGGGAATAA
- a CDS encoding D-Ala-D-Ala carboxypeptidase family metallohydrolase encodes MKKLSFFILLTILFSGCMFSRAEIRRDEKISKYFTMGEAVDSASAKKYGIDNTPSKQQAANIRYTAVRLDKVRRLLGRPIQVSSWYRSSRVNKRVGGSDSSAHQSGLAVDIILKKGSAKKEFQKIMKSSLSYDQLIYYPKRGHLHIGFRKNMKKERQQVMIK; translated from the coding sequence TTGAAAAAATTATCATTTTTTATATTACTGACAATATTGTTTTCAGGATGTATGTTTTCCCGAGCAGAGATTAGGAGAGATGAAAAAATCTCTAAATATTTTACAATGGGAGAGGCAGTAGATAGTGCCAGTGCCAAAAAATATGGGATAGACAACACACCTTCAAAACAACAGGCAGCTAACATAAGATATACAGCTGTAAGGCTGGATAAAGTTAGAAGACTGTTGGGAAGACCAATTCAAGTAAGCAGTTGGTACAGGAGCAGCCGTGTGAATAAGAGAGTAGGCGGTTCTGATAGTTCTGCTCATCAAAGTGGTCTGGCTGTTGATATAATACTGAAAAAAGGTTCAGCAAAAAAAGAATTTCAAAAGATAATGAAATCTTCATTAAGTTATGACCAATTAATATATTATCCTAAAAGAGGACATTTGCATATAGGTTTTCGAAAAAATATGAAAAAAGAAAGACAACAAGTAATGATAAAATAG
- a CDS encoding AarF/UbiB family protein, which yields MLLLNFIKLISSFHSKKLPNPNIITKLGILGIRIAQEYSSRFDVIDIEKCIYLSKFQTSDTEKEDRHLLTLLPKKSPLLSQMEYYDNDSYSYSDINYLFKGCLKNGIEITIKAVNENAKKNFTKKVASLEKELKFLSWFYPRFNKKYKTVEIIENLKKVTEQKLNLNNEIRSTELLKDYLNQYSGYKGFARLKFPSIYAYLTSDIMLVSKYTYGTYFYQMLENRRLSYKDVLEVIRIQLFFILKIGTFHSNLHMGNIILGSDGFIYFQDCNVLSSINDDTRINLFKILSAISKYDYSEIPDILNNMSKVKIQPEKMNILSVEINNIFKNSKGSYLQKDSICKNIMCSFKAGIKYGMTFSDEIYPVVKSFIYLENMALKVKPKTYFAEDISRILTEISLYQ from the coding sequence ATGCTTTTATTAAATTTTATAAAATTAATTTCATCTTTTCATTCCAAAAAACTTCCCAATCCAAATATTATTACAAAACTTGGTATACTTGGTATTCGGATAGCTCAGGAATATTCTTCAAGATTTGATGTCATAGATATAGAAAAATGTATTTATCTATCTAAATTTCAAACCTCTGATACAGAAAAAGAAGATAGGCACCTTCTGACTCTGCTGCCTAAAAAAAGTCCTCTGTTGTCACAAATGGAGTATTATGATAATGATTCCTACTCTTACTCAGACATAAACTATCTTTTTAAAGGCTGTCTGAAAAACGGTATTGAAATCACTATAAAAGCTGTTAATGAAAATGCTAAAAAGAATTTTACTAAAAAAGTAGCTTCATTGGAAAAAGAATTAAAATTTCTCTCTTGGTTCTATCCTAGATTCAACAAAAAATATAAGACAGTTGAGATAATTGAAAATTTAAAAAAAGTAACTGAACAAAAACTTAATCTTAACAATGAGATAAGAAGTACAGAACTTTTAAAAGACTATCTCAATCAATACAGTGGTTACAAAGGTTTTGCCAGATTAAAATTTCCTTCTATATATGCTTATCTTACATCTGATATCATGTTAGTAAGCAAATATACATATGGAACATATTTTTATCAGATGCTTGAAAATAGAAGGCTCAGCTATAAAGATGTACTGGAAGTAATAAGAATACAGCTTTTCTTTATTTTGAAAATAGGTACTTTTCACAGCAATCTTCATATGGGAAATATTATTCTTGGAAGTGACGGCTTTATATATTTTCAAGACTGCAATGTTCTTTCTTCAATAAATGATGATACAAGAATAAACCTATTTAAAATTCTTTCAGCTATTTCTAAATATGATTATTCTGAAATACCAGATATTTTAAATAATATGTCAAAAGTGAAAATTCAGCCTGAAAAAATGAATATACTCTCTGTAGAAATCAATAATATATTTAAAAACTCAAAAGGAAGCTATCTGCAAAAAGACAGCATATGCAAAAATATAATGTGTTCCTTCAAAGCAGGAATAAAATATGGAATGACTTTTAGCGATGAAATATATCCAGTTGTTAAATCTTTTATTTATCTGGAAAATATGGCACTTAAAGTCAAGCCAAAAACATATTTTGCCGAGGATATTTCAAGGATTTTAACCGAAATTTCTCTCTACCAATAA
- a CDS encoding DMT family transporter, with protein MYRKDVQTMSNKTKAVFSMLISALGFTLMSVTVKYLRDIPLFEKVFFRNLVSLVIAFYLIKKSAVPIFGQKKSQLALFARAGFGLAGVILNFYAITHLTLADSTMLGKLSPIFVTIMACLFLKEKIDKEQIIGIFITFGGALLVIKPEFSLSIIPSLAGLLSAASAGIAYTLLRYLKDKESPDTIVFYFSVVSVVGTLPFVLNDYIMPNSTQLMLLLATGLFASIGQFGITYAYKYSKATEVSIYNYSAIVFGIILGFIFFHEIPDMLSLLGGAIIIGVAYYTFRHNQKKA; from the coding sequence ATTTATAGAAAGGATGTTCAAACTATGTCAAACAAAACCAAAGCCGTATTTTCCATGCTTATATCCGCCTTAGGATTTACCCTTATGAGTGTTACAGTAAAGTACCTGAGAGATATTCCTTTATTTGAAAAAGTATTTTTTAGAAATCTGGTGAGCCTTGTTATAGCATTCTACCTGATTAAAAAATCTGCTGTTCCTATTTTTGGACAAAAGAAAAGTCAGTTGGCTCTTTTTGCCAGAGCAGGATTCGGACTTGCTGGAGTTATACTTAACTTCTATGCTATAACTCATCTGACTCTTGCAGATTCCACCATGCTTGGAAAGCTCTCTCCAATATTTGTCACTATAATGGCATGTCTTTTCTTAAAAGAAAAAATAGATAAAGAACAGATTATTGGTATATTTATTACATTTGGTGGAGCATTACTAGTTATAAAACCTGAATTCTCTTTAAGTATAATTCCAAGTCTAGCTGGACTGCTGTCAGCTGCCTCTGCAGGAATTGCCTACACACTTCTTAGATACTTAAAGGATAAAGAAAGTCCTGATACTATTGTATTTTATTTTTCTGTTGTATCAGTAGTAGGAACTCTTCCTTTTGTTCTTAATGATTATATTATGCCTAATTCAACTCAGCTTATGCTTTTATTAGCCACTGGGCTCTTTGCTTCTATAGGGCAATTCGGTATAACTTATGCCTACAAATATTCAAAGGCTACAGAAGTATCCATTTATAATTATTCAGCAATTGTTTTTGGTATTATATTAGGATTCATATTCTTCCATGAGATACCTGATATGCTGAGCCTTTTAGGTGGTGCTATAATCATAGGAGTTGCTTACTATACATTCAGGCACAATCAGAAAAAAGCTTAA
- a CDS encoding HU family DNA-binding protein, translating into MTKKDFAKALFEKGIFVSKAESERKVDAILTEIEEVLKSGDELNFIGWGKFEVVQKAERMGRNPKTGEEIKIEAKKTVKFKAGKTLTDKMN; encoded by the coding sequence ATGACAAAAAAGGATTTTGCAAAAGCTTTATTTGAAAAAGGGATATTTGTTTCTAAAGCTGAATCAGAAAGAAAAGTTGATGCTATTTTAACAGAGATCGAAGAAGTACTAAAGTCTGGTGATGAATTAAATTTTATCGGATGGGGAAAATTTGAAGTAGTTCAAAAAGCTGAAAGAATGGGAAGAAACCCTAAAACTGGTGAAGAAATCAAAATAGAAGCTAAGAAGACTGTAAAATTCAAAGCTGGAAAAACTTTAACAGACAAAATGAACTAA
- a CDS encoding extracellular solute-binding protein, with amino-acid sequence MKKILLLLTLAFTLISCGKSGKDENTLYLYGWADYIPKETYQAFEKETGIKVIEDIYSSNEEMFTKLKAGGAGYDIVLPSADYTEIMMKEKMIDKLDKSKLSTLKNIDPLVLEKLQYFDKNNDYGVPYVMGATVIAVNKDYVKDYPRDYSIYNRSDLKGRMTLLDDMREVMTSALAMNGKDQTTSNEKDIADAAEMVKGWKRNIAKFDSESFGKGFASGDFWVVQGYPDNIFRELDANERKKVDFIIPEKGGTAYIDSFVILSNAPHKENAYKFIEFIHRPEVYAQLADILETPSINIPARELMEVEPLFQIEDLKNTQVLRDIHNTLDLQNKYWQEILIAD; translated from the coding sequence ATGAAAAAAATACTATTACTATTAACTTTGGCTTTCACTTTGATTTCTTGTGGAAAGAGCGGTAAAGATGAAAATACACTATACCTCTACGGATGGGCTGATTATATTCCAAAAGAAACTTATCAGGCATTTGAAAAGGAAACTGGTATAAAAGTCATTGAAGATATCTATTCTTCTAATGAAGAAATGTTTACAAAATTAAAAGCAGGTGGAGCTGGATATGATATCGTACTTCCTTCAGCTGACTATACTGAGATTATGATGAAAGAAAAAATGATAGACAAACTTGATAAAAGTAAATTATCTACATTGAAAAATATAGACCCTTTGGTACTTGAAAAGCTTCAATATTTTGATAAAAACAATGACTATGGTGTTCCTTATGTAATGGGAGCTACTGTTATTGCAGTTAATAAAGACTATGTAAAAGATTATCCAAGAGATTATTCAATCTACAATAGAAGCGATTTAAAAGGAAGAATGACTCTTTTAGATGATATGAGAGAAGTTATGACATCAGCTCTTGCTATGAATGGGAAAGATCAGACTACATCTAATGAAAAAGATATAGCTGATGCTGCTGAAATGGTAAAAGGATGGAAAAGAAATATAGCTAAATTCGATTCTGAATCTTTTGGAAAAGGTTTTGCAAGTGGTGATTTCTGGGTAGTACAAGGATATCCTGATAATATTTTTAGAGAACTTGATGCAAATGAAAGAAAAAAAGTTGATTTCATTATTCCTGAAAAAGGTGGAACTGCATATATAGATTCATTTGTTATTCTTAGCAATGCACCTCATAAAGAAAATGCTTACAAATTTATTGAATTTATACACAGACCAGAAGTATATGCTCAATTGGCAGATATACTGGAAACACCTTCTATCAATATTCCAGCTAGAGAATTAATGGAAGTAGAACCTCTATTCCAGATAGAAGATTTAAAAAATACTCAGGTATTGAGAGATATTCACAATACTCTTGACCT
- the hydE gene encoding [FeFe] hydrogenase H-cluster radical SAM maturase HydE produces MRLKEILEKEKFTRDDLVTLMKISDSKELDMLYKKAYEIKTEEIGRKVYYRGLIEISNICIKNCNYCGIRKGNCKAERFSMSKDEIMKGVKWIYENNYGSLALQSGERQDEEFTDFIEDIVKEIKKLSNGKLGITLSLGEQSYETYKRWFDAGAHRYLLRIESTNEELFKKLHPQDGKHTFEVRKRCLEDLRDIGYQVGTGVMIGLPGQTEEDLVDDIIFYRDMKIDMIGMGPYIIHKDTPLGQEWEHIVPSKEKRVELGLKMIAITRIFLKDVNIAATTALQGLDPHGREKGLLAGANILMPTATLKEHKKKYLLYDDKPGIEDSVEKCRDDMDMKVKSIGDEIVYGEWGDSLHFKRKKNRN; encoded by the coding sequence ATGAGATTAAAAGAGATATTAGAGAAAGAAAAATTTACTAGAGATGATTTAGTCACTCTTATGAAAATATCTGATTCTAAAGAATTGGATATGCTTTATAAAAAAGCCTATGAGATTAAAACTGAAGAAATAGGAAGAAAAGTATATTACAGAGGACTTATAGAAATAAGTAATATCTGTATAAAAAACTGTAACTACTGTGGAATAAGAAAAGGAAACTGCAAGGCTGAAAGATTTTCTATGTCTAAAGATGAAATAATGAAAGGAGTAAAGTGGATATATGAGAATAATTATGGTTCACTGGCACTTCAATCTGGAGAAAGACAGGATGAAGAATTTACTGATTTTATAGAAGATATAGTAAAAGAGATAAAAAAACTTTCTAATGGAAAACTGGGAATCACACTTTCTTTAGGAGAACAATCTTATGAAACATATAAGAGATGGTTTGATGCAGGAGCTCATAGATATCTTTTGAGAATTGAAAGTACAAATGAGGAACTATTTAAAAAGCTTCATCCTCAAGATGGTAAACATACCTTTGAAGTGAGAAAAAGATGTCTAGAGGATTTGAGAGATATAGGGTATCAGGTAGGAACAGGAGTTATGATTGGACTTCCAGGTCAAACTGAAGAAGATTTAGTAGATGATATTATTTTCTATAGAGATATGAAAATAGATATGATAGGAATGGGACCATATATAATTCATAAAGACACACCACTGGGGCAGGAATGGGAGCATATAGTACCTTCTAAGGAGAAAAGAGTAGAGCTTGGTTTAAAGATGATTGCGATAACAAGAATATTCCTCAAAGATGTAAATATAGCAGCTACAACAGCTTTACAGGGATTAGACCCTCATGGAAGAGAAAAAGGACTTCTGGCAGGGGCTAATATACTTATGCCAACTGCTACACTAAAGGAACATAAGAAAAAATATCTTCTTTATGATGATAAGCCTGGAATAGAAGACAGTGTTGAAAAATGCAGAGATGATATGGATATGAAGGTAAAATCTATAGGAGATGAAATAGTATATGGTGAATGGGGTGATTCACTCCATTTTAAAAGAAAGAAAAATAGAAATTAA
- a CDS encoding NUDIX hydrolase, with amino-acid sequence MVEKYKHLERKEVFKNNHITVYSEKLQLPNEKIVDWTFTGKKEAVGIVASFDDNTILMVKQYRPAVKKVTMEIPAGLVEEGEDPQEAALRELEEETGYKAGKIEKMCEFYNSPGMTDGKFYIYYAEELKKTHQHLDDDEFLEVERISLKDINITNLSDAKTMLAVSFVNHKKR; translated from the coding sequence ATGGTAGAGAAATACAAACATTTAGAAAGAAAAGAAGTTTTTAAAAATAATCATATTACAGTTTATAGTGAAAAATTACAGCTTCCTAATGAAAAAATAGTAGACTGGACATTTACTGGAAAAAAAGAGGCAGTAGGAATAGTTGCTTCCTTTGATGATAATACAATACTTATGGTAAAGCAGTACAGGCCAGCAGTAAAAAAGGTAACTATGGAAATACCTGCTGGATTGGTGGAAGAGGGAGAAGATCCTCAAGAAGCTGCATTGAGAGAACTTGAAGAGGAAACAGGATACAAGGCTGGCAAAATAGAAAAAATGTGTGAATTTTATAACAGTCCAGGAATGACAGATGGTAAATTTTATATTTACTATGCTGAAGAATTAAAAAAAACTCACCAACACCTAGATGATGATGAGTTTTTAGAAGTTGAAAGAATATCTTTGAAAGATATTAATATAACAAATCTCTCAGATGCTAAAACAATGCTGGCAGTGAGTTTTGTAAATCATAAGAAACGTTAA